One part of the Sphingobium yanoikuyae genome encodes these proteins:
- a CDS encoding alpha/beta fold hydrolase codes for MKKLVISMLLATAGIAASADAIAAPASAVATQAAAATVHYRSATIDGVKMFYREAGPADGPVVLLLHGFPTSSHMFRNLIPLLADRYHVIAPDYPGFGQSDAPDHRQFTYSFAHYADMVDTLMGKIGAQRYAMYVMDYGAPVGYRLALKHPERVSGLIVQNGNAYEEGLGAFWDPIKTYWQSGSAKDREAQAWLVGLDATKFQYTDGVRDVSRISPDNWVQDQALLDRPGNKDIQLDLFYDYRTNVPLYPAFQAFFRERKPPTLIVWGKNDKIFPEPGAHPYKRDLPDAEMHILDTGHFALEDKLDEMAPLIRDFLDRKVAAR; via the coding sequence ATGAAGAAACTGGTCATTTCGATGCTGCTGGCGACCGCCGGCATCGCTGCCTCGGCCGACGCGATCGCCGCGCCCGCCAGCGCCGTCGCCACGCAGGCTGCGGCCGCCACCGTCCATTATCGCAGCGCCACCATCGATGGCGTGAAGATGTTCTACCGCGAAGCCGGCCCCGCCGATGGCCCGGTGGTATTGCTGCTCCACGGCTTCCCGACATCGTCGCACATGTTCCGCAACCTGATCCCGCTGCTCGCCGACCGCTATCATGTGATCGCGCCGGACTATCCGGGCTTTGGCCAGAGCGACGCGCCCGACCATCGCCAGTTCACCTACAGCTTTGCCCATTATGCCGACATGGTCGACACGCTGATGGGCAAGATCGGTGCCCAACGCTACGCCATGTATGTCATGGATTATGGCGCCCCGGTCGGCTACCGCCTCGCCCTCAAGCATCCCGAGCGGGTCAGCGGGCTGATCGTCCAGAATGGCAATGCCTATGAAGAAGGACTGGGCGCCTTCTGGGATCCGATCAAGACCTATTGGCAGAGCGGATCGGCCAAGGATCGCGAGGCGCAGGCCTGGCTCGTCGGCCTGGACGCCACCAAGTTCCAATATACCGATGGTGTGCGGGACGTGTCGCGCATCAGCCCCGACAATTGGGTGCAGGACCAGGCCTTGCTCGACCGGCCGGGCAACAAGGATATCCAGCTCGACCTGTTCTACGACTATCGCACCAATGTGCCGCTCTACCCGGCGTTCCAGGCCTTCTTCCGCGAACGCAAGCCGCCGACGCTGATCGTCTGGGGCAAGAATGACAAGATCTTCCCCGAACCAGGCGCGCATCCCTACAAGCGTGACCTGCCCGATGCGGAGATGCATATTCTCGATACCGGCCATTTCGCCCTGGAAGACAAGCTGGATGAAATGGCGCCGCTGATCCGCGACTTCCTCGACCGCAAGGTCGCGGCGCGCTGA
- a CDS encoding nuclear transport factor 2 family protein gives MDNVRPPLPPFTLESAIEKVRLAEDGWNSRDPARVAMAYTPLSQWRNRAEFVNGRSAIIAFLTRKWQRELDYRLIKELWAFADNRIAVRFAYEWHDDSGNWFRSYGNENWEFDESGLMQRRFACINDAPISAADRKFHWTQGRRPDDHPGLSELGL, from the coding sequence ATGGACAATGTGAGACCGCCGTTGCCACCCTTCACCCTGGAGAGCGCGATCGAGAAGGTGCGCCTGGCCGAGGATGGCTGGAACAGCCGCGATCCGGCGAGGGTGGCCATGGCCTATACGCCGCTCAGCCAGTGGCGGAACCGGGCCGAGTTCGTCAATGGCCGCTCGGCGATCATCGCCTTCCTGACGCGCAAATGGCAGCGCGAACTGGATTATCGGCTGATCAAGGAATTATGGGCCTTTGCCGACAATCGCATCGCGGTGCGCTTCGCCTATGAATGGCATGACGACAGCGGCAACTGGTTCCGCTCCTACGGCAACGAGAATTGGGAATTTGACGAGAGTGGCCTGATGCAGCGACGGTTTGCCTGCATCAATGATGCACCGATCAGCGCAGCCGACCGGAAATTCCACTGGACGCAGGGACGCCGGCCTGATGATCATCCGGGACTAAGCGAACTTGGGCTGTAG
- a CDS encoding TonB-dependent siderophore receptor yields the protein MTDVSILGQNFGRALAIGLLASTVTGAALLSPAMAQTSPNSAQRRINVPAQPLTDAVILFGRQSGVEVTAGSDLLNGKISSAVAGSFAPAEALSRLLSGTGLTFRFIGPKSVELHPAPQAANGTVQLGPVRVEGTDSGSGSGSFAGITSDPVATEASGSYTIPAMSTATKLLLSPRETPQSLTVVTRQRIEDQGLATLSDVVRATPGLYLTKWGGERYRFNARMFQLDNLMIDGMPVQYEEAALSTGILDMYDRVEVVRGAAGLMEGAGTPAGSINLVRKRPTRETQAIFTLSAGSWNNFLGTMDVGGAVNSAGTLRTRAVVTYQDKDSFIDDYHNQRMSLYGIVEADLGSSTLLTVGASYSNEDNPGVDWNGLGTAADGSFLDIARSTRMSPSWSYWDKKSATYFANLDHEFGNGWKARLAATAIQSEMSMIGTFLSYATSTAGETRFNLGGAALAYHYDRDQLSLDGYASGPLTLFGQTHELVVGGSYRKATWDDIGAPTDFTAVSFDPLDWDPRSVPTPTITGDWTMYLRDQKREQIGVYSTARLTVAEPLTLVLGGRFDWFKQELANGWAGAIYSTADYEVKGQFTPYVGMVYDFHRNHSLYASWTRIFNPQNNLTRNGAIIAPQEGANYEVGVKGSYWDGRLNTSLALFQIELTNLPMALLASECAAGLTACYAPSGKVRSRGVEFEVSGELAKGWQLSGGYTYNSAKHLSSSSYNPTGIYTDGTRYGTNLPRGLFKLSTTYSLPGAFDRWTLGGTLQAQSKIYSAPYGGLVQQDGYALLDLSIKYAASSRATVTVNVNNVFDKYYYENVGAPTGSNFIGAPRNVLATLRYKI from the coding sequence TTGACGGACGTTAGCATATTGGGGCAAAATTTCGGGCGCGCGCTGGCCATCGGCCTGCTCGCATCAACGGTGACGGGGGCAGCGCTGCTGTCGCCCGCCATGGCGCAAACATCGCCCAACAGCGCGCAGCGCCGCATCAATGTGCCCGCGCAGCCATTGACCGATGCCGTCATCCTGTTCGGCCGCCAGTCCGGGGTGGAGGTGACGGCTGGATCCGATCTGCTGAACGGCAAGATCAGCAGCGCAGTTGCCGGTAGTTTCGCCCCGGCCGAGGCGCTGAGCCGCCTGCTGAGCGGCACCGGCCTGACCTTTCGCTTCATCGGCCCCAAATCGGTCGAACTGCACCCCGCTCCGCAGGCTGCCAATGGCACCGTGCAGCTTGGTCCGGTGCGGGTCGAAGGCACGGATAGCGGCAGCGGTTCGGGCAGCTTCGCCGGCATCACCAGCGATCCGGTCGCGACTGAAGCCAGCGGTTCCTACACCATTCCCGCGATGAGCACGGCCACGAAGCTGTTGCTATCCCCGCGTGAAACGCCCCAGTCGCTGACGGTCGTCACCCGCCAGCGGATAGAGGATCAGGGCCTTGCCACGTTGAGCGACGTGGTGCGCGCCACGCCCGGCCTCTATCTCACCAAATGGGGCGGCGAGCGCTATCGCTTCAATGCCCGCATGTTCCAGCTCGACAACCTGATGATCGATGGCATGCCGGTGCAATATGAGGAGGCGGCGCTCTCCACCGGCATTCTCGACATGTATGACCGGGTGGAGGTCGTGCGCGGCGCGGCGGGACTGATGGAGGGGGCTGGCACACCCGCCGGATCGATCAACCTGGTCCGAAAGCGCCCCACGCGGGAGACGCAGGCGATCTTCACGCTCAGTGCAGGCAGCTGGAACAATTTTCTGGGCACGATGGATGTGGGCGGCGCCGTCAACAGCGCAGGCACGCTGCGCACCCGTGCCGTGGTAACGTATCAGGACAAGGACAGCTTCATCGACGATTACCATAATCAGCGCATGTCGCTTTATGGCATAGTCGAGGCGGATCTGGGTTCTTCTACCCTGCTGACCGTGGGCGCCAGCTACAGCAATGAGGATAATCCCGGCGTCGACTGGAATGGCCTTGGCACGGCCGCAGACGGCAGTTTTCTGGACATAGCCCGCTCCACCCGCATGAGCCCCAGCTGGTCCTATTGGGACAAGAAGAGCGCGACCTATTTCGCCAATCTGGACCATGAATTCGGCAATGGCTGGAAGGCACGGCTGGCCGCCACCGCAATCCAGAGCGAGATGTCGATGATCGGCACCTTCCTGTCCTATGCCACCTCCACGGCCGGTGAAACGCGCTTCAATCTGGGCGGCGCGGCGCTGGCCTATCATTATGATCGCGACCAGTTGAGCCTCGATGGCTATGCCTCCGGTCCGTTGACCCTGTTCGGCCAGACCCATGAACTGGTCGTCGGCGGCAGCTATCGCAAGGCGACATGGGACGATATCGGCGCACCCACCGATTTTACCGCCGTCAGCTTCGACCCGCTGGACTGGGACCCGCGTTCCGTGCCCACGCCCACCATCACCGGCGACTGGACCATGTATCTGCGTGATCAGAAGCGCGAGCAGATCGGCGTCTACTCCACCGCCCGGTTGACAGTGGCCGAACCCTTGACGCTGGTGCTGGGCGGGCGTTTCGACTGGTTCAAGCAGGAACTGGCGAATGGCTGGGCCGGCGCCATCTACAGCACCGCCGATTACGAGGTGAAGGGCCAGTTCACGCCCTATGTCGGCATGGTCTATGATTTCCACCGCAACCACTCGCTCTATGCCAGCTGGACGCGGATCTTCAATCCGCAGAACAACCTGACCCGGAATGGCGCGATCATCGCTCCGCAGGAGGGCGCGAATTACGAAGTGGGCGTCAAGGGCAGCTATTGGGATGGCCGCCTCAACACCAGCCTGGCGCTGTTCCAGATCGAACTGACCAACCTGCCCATGGCACTGCTCGCCTCGGAATGCGCTGCCGGCCTCACCGCCTGCTACGCCCCCTCCGGCAAGGTCCGCAGCCGCGGCGTGGAGTTTGAAGTGTCGGGCGAACTTGCCAAGGGCTGGCAGCTTTCGGGCGGCTATACCTATAACAGTGCAAAACATCTGAGCAGTTCGAGCTATAATCCGACCGGTATCTATACCGATGGTACGCGCTACGGCACGAACCTGCCGCGTGGGCTGTTCAAGCTTTCGACGACCTATAGTCTGCCTGGTGCTTTCGACCGCTGGACGCTGGGCGGCACGTTGCAGGCGCAGAGCAAGATTTACAGCGCGCCCTATGGCGGCCTCGTCCAGCAAGACGGTTACGCGCTGCTCGACCTGTCGATCAAATATGCCGCATCCAGCCGGGCGACGGTGACGGTCAATGTGAACAATGTTTTCGACAAATATTATTATGAGAATGTCGGGGCACCTACCGGTTCCAACTTCATCGGGGCACCACGCAACGTCCTGGCGACGCTGCGCTACAAGATCTGA
- a CDS encoding L,D-transpeptidase: MVRHGRLLCALLLLPYPALAQGDRATSPPEFARRADNLKPGQWVWAPQVSPTGPLLVYVDLSRQIATVYRNGVRIAVSTISSGKEGHATPTGVFTILQKDKDHRSSTYNNAPMPYQQRLTWDGVALHAGGLPGYPESHGCIHLPYKFSQELFAITSLGATVVVQGNAATHMRTSQASLLSPINDKGEQVEYRPLKDEEYRWQPELATSGPLTIIVSKKEQRIVVLRNGTEIGRSVAEIKDGDPGSHVITLTTGKDGKTHWLYVGLPGHENDVENVVDEAVLNRVRLPRGFYDKIRSQLKPGTTILVTDSSVGASTGEKLTIMDAVAPQP; this comes from the coding sequence ATGGTTCGCCATGGCCGCCTGCTTTGCGCCTTGCTGCTGCTCCCCTATCCCGCTCTCGCCCAGGGCGATCGCGCCACATCGCCGCCGGAATTTGCCCGCCGTGCCGACAATCTGAAGCCCGGCCAATGGGTCTGGGCGCCACAGGTATCGCCGACCGGGCCGCTGCTCGTCTATGTCGATCTCTCGCGCCAGATCGCGACCGTCTATCGCAACGGCGTGCGCATCGCCGTGTCCACCATATCCTCGGGCAAGGAAGGCCATGCAACGCCCACCGGCGTCTTCACCATCCTGCAGAAGGACAAGGACCATCGGTCCAGCACCTATAATAACGCGCCTATGCCCTATCAGCAGCGCCTGACCTGGGACGGCGTCGCGCTCCATGCCGGCGGCCTGCCGGGCTATCCCGAAAGCCATGGCTGCATCCACCTGCCCTATAAATTCTCGCAGGAACTTTTCGCCATCACCAGCCTGGGCGCGACCGTGGTGGTTCAGGGCAATGCCGCCACCCATATGCGCACCAGCCAGGCAAGCCTCTTGTCGCCGATCAACGACAAGGGCGAGCAGGTCGAATATCGCCCGCTCAAGGATGAGGAATATCGCTGGCAGCCTGAACTGGCGACCAGCGGCCCCCTGACCATCATCGTCTCGAAGAAGGAACAGCGGATCGTCGTGCTGCGCAACGGCACGGAAATCGGCCGCAGCGTCGCCGAGATCAAGGATGGCGATCCCGGCTCCCATGTCATCACCCTCACCACGGGCAAGGATGGCAAGACCCACTGGCTCTATGTCGGCCTGCCGGGCCATGAAAATGATGTCGAGAATGTCGTGGACGAAGCCGTGCTGAACCGGGTGCGCCTGCCGCGCGGCTTCTACGACAAGATCCGCAGCCAGTTGAAGCCGGGCACCACCATCCTCGTCACCGATTCCAGCGTCGGCGCCTCGACCGGCGAGAAACTCACGATCATGGACGCGGTCGCGCCCCAGCCCTGA
- a CDS encoding nuclear transport factor 2 family protein, translated as MPRFTAETAIAALEIEQLVIDWGYDLDLNGGMNVAPLCTDDCHYLVGGTLHQGHGPITAFYTARNERVATQQKDGVRTQRHTITNMRIQFPAADHGSAQFMLVNYSGEGKAPILNLVGPTIVADCRMEFRRDANGEWRISLFDSTPMFIGNDPFLNAAVVRK; from the coding sequence ATGCCCCGCTTCACCGCCGAAACCGCCATTGCCGCGCTGGAAATCGAGCAACTGGTGATCGACTGGGGCTATGATCTGGACCTCAACGGCGGCATGAATGTCGCGCCGCTCTGTACCGACGATTGCCATTATCTGGTCGGCGGCACGCTGCATCAGGGCCATGGCCCCATTACCGCCTTCTACACCGCCCGCAACGAGCGCGTCGCCACCCAGCAGAAGGACGGCGTCCGCACCCAGCGGCACACCATCACCAATATGCGCATTCAATTCCCGGCCGCCGACCATGGCAGCGCGCAGTTCATGCTGGTCAATTATTCGGGTGAGGGCAAGGCGCCGATCCTGAACCTGGTCGGCCCGACCATCGTCGCCGATTGCCGCATGGAATTCCGCCGGGATGCGAACGGCGAATGGCGCATCTCGCTGTTCGACAGCACGCCGATGTTCATTGGCAATGATCCGTTCCTCAACGCCGCCGTCGTCCGGAAATAG
- a CDS encoding pyridoxamine 5'-phosphate oxidase family protein — protein MSYGFLDIATTPSVRAAQAEMGADAHWAAFSGNRAFDRFTDNEAHFLAARDSFYMATVSEDGWPYVQHRGGPAGFLKLVDDRTLAFADYRGNRQYISTGNLAANDRACLILMDYPRRARLKIYVHVEKLAIDADPALTDLVMDKDYKARAERIFRLRLEAFDWNCPQHITPRFTEREIEQAVRPLHERLAQLEAENQALQDRLAKMGDA, from the coding sequence ATGTCCTACGGTTTTCTGGATATCGCCACGACGCCGAGCGTCCGCGCGGCACAGGCGGAGATGGGCGCGGACGCCCATTGGGCGGCGTTCAGCGGCAATCGCGCCTTTGACCGCTTCACCGACAATGAAGCCCATTTCCTGGCAGCCCGCGACAGTTTTTACATGGCCACCGTGTCGGAGGATGGCTGGCCCTATGTCCAGCATCGCGGCGGTCCGGCCGGTTTCCTCAAGCTGGTCGACGACCGGACGCTGGCCTTTGCCGATTATCGCGGCAACCGCCAATATATCAGCACCGGCAATCTGGCTGCGAACGACCGGGCCTGCCTGATCCTGATGGACTATCCCCGCCGTGCCCGGCTCAAAATCTACGTCCATGTCGAGAAGCTGGCGATCGATGCCGATCCGGCACTCACCGACCTTGTCATGGACAAGGATTACAAGGCGCGGGCGGAGCGCATTTTCCGGCTGCGGCTGGAGGCGTTCGACTGGAACTGCCCGCAGCATATCACGCCGCGCTTCACCGAGCGCGAGATCGAACAGGCGGTCCGGCCGCTGCATGAGCGGCTGGCGCAACTGGAAGCCGAGAATCAGGCGTTGCAGGATCGCCTTGCCAAGATGGGAGACGCATGA
- a CDS encoding LysR family transcriptional regulator — MKIFVRVAETGGFAEAARQLHLSPPAVTRAISALEEEIGVRLLTRTTRSVKLTEAGRGYLDDCRRILAEMADADAAAAGAHGNPTGTLIVTGSVIFGQMYVLPILLDYLDRFPAVTGRSLFVDRLVNIVEEGIDVAIRIGHLPDSGLSAIRVGTVRRVICGAPAYFEQHVMPRTPADLVHHRIIGPTGAWASPEWHFGPEGRSSVTVHPQLFCNTNEAAIAAAEQGWGLTRVLSYQVEPALAAERLVTILDEHMEKPLPIHVIHAEGRRAAAKVRSFVDLAVDRLRANPLFQQA; from the coding sequence ATGAAGATCTTTGTTCGCGTGGCGGAAACCGGCGGTTTTGCCGAAGCCGCGCGGCAATTGCATCTGAGCCCGCCGGCGGTCACGCGGGCAATTTCCGCGCTGGAGGAGGAGATCGGCGTGCGCCTGCTCACGCGGACGACGCGATCGGTGAAACTGACCGAGGCGGGCCGTGGCTATCTGGACGATTGCCGCCGGATATTGGCCGAGATGGCGGATGCGGACGCGGCGGCGGCGGGCGCCCATGGCAACCCCACCGGCACGCTGATCGTCACGGGATCGGTGATCTTCGGCCAGATGTATGTGCTGCCGATCCTGCTCGACTATCTGGATCGCTTTCCCGCGGTGACCGGGCGCAGCCTGTTCGTCGATCGGCTCGTCAATATCGTCGAGGAAGGCATCGATGTCGCCATCCGGATCGGTCATCTGCCGGATTCGGGGCTGAGCGCCATACGGGTCGGGACGGTGCGGCGGGTCATCTGTGGCGCGCCGGCCTATTTCGAGCAGCATGTCATGCCCCGGACCCCGGCCGACCTTGTCCATCATCGCATCATCGGCCCGACCGGGGCATGGGCCTCCCCCGAATGGCATTTCGGGCCGGAGGGCCGGAGCAGCGTCACGGTCCACCCCCAACTTTTCTGCAACACCAATGAAGCGGCGATCGCCGCCGCCGAGCAGGGCTGGGGACTGACCCGCGTGCTGTCCTATCAGGTCGAGCCGGCACTGGCGGCCGAACGGCTGGTCACGATATTGGACGAGCATATGGAAAAGCCGCTGCCGATCCATGTCATCCACGCCGAAGGGCGGCGGGCGGCGGCCAAGGTGCGCAGCTTCGTCGATCTGGCGGTCGATCGGCTGCGGGCCAATCCTCTGTTCCAGCAGGCATGA